The genomic DNA TGAGTCTGATGGGGTACTTTTCGAGGTAGACGGCTACACCTTTTTGTTATTGACGCTTGTGCGTACTAAGAGTTGTAAATATGAGTTGTAAATATGGGACTTGTAAATTTTGCACGACCCTCCAACCCACCAATAATTGTATAAGGGAGGAGAGACTCTTGATGATTTCCTAAAGTCCTACCTAATAAATATAGCGAGAGGCATCCAAAAAAGATAACGTGGAGACCCACTAGCTTGTATATAGGGAAGGCCTGTCGCTATCCACGTTGCGCAGGCATTCTCCGGCGAGGGGCTCCAAAGAGAACTAGAGGACAGCAAGATTTTTCTGATATGGGAGTTTGCACATTTGGTTGATAGCCGCATTGCGCCGCAGCTTGCCACAAATCCCGTGCCGCACTTCTGGACATCGTTTGATTGGTTTCTAGACTTCCGGCGCGCCGCAGAGTACTCGCTGGCCTGCAGTTCATTTTTCTCGCCAAGATGTGCCAGACTTGCTGCAGCCATTTTCAGCACCAGACATTTGGTAGCGCCGGACTTCAGGTGCGGCTAGGGCTCGACAGTATCCAAACAGATCTTTACCTTCTACGTTACTGATTGTACTTTACATTTCGCACTTATCTTTTTTTAATTGCCACGTGTAGTTTGTAGGATTAGAATATATGATGCAAAttttttacgcggtagaaataaCAAGACATTAAAAAACCaatgcacatctagatagcttTTGTAATAGTTTTTATATGTTCTTGAAGCCTTCGTTTTTTAAACACCTAGTTCACCGTTCACTTGTTAGGTTGTCACGATCCCAAAATTGGTTTGTTCAATAGACTGTATGATCTTAAAAGTACACATGATCTCAAAAGTGCTCCACAACAGCACTAAGCAAAAGTATAGCTTGGTTAAGGAAGCTTTTAATTCTTTGAAAATGTTACCCAATGAATTAGCTAATGATATGTACTCATGTTTAAATGTTATTGTCAATAAGCTAAGTGCAATAGGCTTGACCAAGCTAAACCATGCGAACGTCACAAGAAAGAtcattcatgttcttttcaatgaTAAATGTGCCTCCATTATTGTCACCTATTTCCACTGATTTGAAGACTCCAACAAGATAAAACCAAACAAAGTTATAAACAAGATTATTGCTCATGAGCCATCCGTGAATGCTCCATCAAGCCAAGACATTGCTCCAtcaagcaaaaaagaaaagtagGAGGATGACAAGCAAGAATCTTCCGCATCATGCAAGAATCAAGCTCAAACTCAAGTTCAATTGAGGAAGATGAAAGTGACTATGAGGAGATAAGATGAGGACAATGATGAAGCAACTTGTGGCAGGATGAACAAACTACTAAATAAGATCAATTCCAAAGGTATCCCCTCTACCATTAATTGAGAAAATAGTTCACTACAACCAACAAAAATGAACAAAATAGTTGGTTGTGATGAGAATGGACACTACATAAATATTGTCTGCGCACGAAGAAGAGATGCgagcaaaaaaagaagaagaaagaaagaaaggtaaGCAAGAAGGCCTCCAGTATTGGATCGATAGTAGTTGTTGCTGAATATGTTCTTCAGGAATCCATTCCCAAGGTTACTTTTTAATTACGCCTGTCAATAATTTCTTTGTAAATAATGGTTATTGATAAAGATGCTGCTAATGACATCTGATATTCTGATGTGACCAAGGTTATTACTTTTGATCCTGAAATTAGTCCTTGGTTACAGTTTGTTACGTGTGCATTAGTTTCATGTCTATTTGAAATAAGTTCATGCTTATTTGCATATTTTAGATAAAGGATAAAATTCAGCCTACTATTCAATGAGAGAGAGACCAGAGGCGCATATGCTTATGCCTCTGCATAAAAGAGGTTTGGATGCTGCCTGCGATCCAGGGGAATCAAAACCGTCCAACGTTTCTGGAAGAGAAAGGAAGGAAGCAAGAGATTTGTGTCTTTGGTCTGTGCGGCCACTAGATCATATGCCACGTCAAATGGGACTAGCTAAGGACCCATGGGTCCCGCCGTGAGATAAGGATGCATGCAGATCATGCTTCCTTTTATTCTGAAGAGAGTCCAATCATTTATTTtaatatatataataaaaaaCCAGTCGGAGATGCATGTAAAAGGATCCGGTAGTTACAAATTAATACGGAGTATATTTCCTTTCAATTAGGCTGTTTCGTTAGGGATTTGTGTGATTCTGCTTGCATGCCAATATATGTGGCTTTAAATAGCCAAGAGCGCATCTAATGTAATTATATTAGATTAGTAAAAGtgtccgtgcgttgctacgaATCTTTACcctctctaaaataattatctaCTTATTCCCTCATGTTTCACGGTGCTTCTCCTTCCTGAAATTCTGCACAAGGAAAATTAATGAAGTAGATAAACTATCTCAAGGAGAAAAGTTCATGGATTTCATACCAGGTGCTATCACAAGAATACGGAGGTTCTGGATGTAACTAGATGCTGTGATCCGTCACCTTTTTAAATTCCTAAGTTATCTGCCATATTTTCCTAAAATCTTCGCATAAAAAAATGTAACTTTGATGTGCATAATTGAAATCACAATTAATTTATTATCAAAATGTATATTGATCCAATCATCCAGCAATTTTAGTATTAGAGTGCTCCATAAAATTTGTATTTGGTCCCATTCATATCCTCGGCTCGTTCTCCGGCTGTATAATCACTAAGTTAAAATTTAAATTAGTAATTCTGATTAGATTAAGGAGGTTCGGACAGCAAGATTGTAGAGCAGACCTTGAGACTATCTAGGTTGTTTTGCCATTATTTAATACAGGGTTTAAACATACATTGGAACTTCTGGTACATAGATTTAGTATGCACACAACTCCAATTTTAGCTTTCATGCATTACAGACATATTGTCTACAAAACTTTCAACCTATAAAAAAAACTGCAAGGCTAAATAAATGCTTACCCTTGATTAGAATTTGTTGGACCACTTCTAAATTTAAAACTTTCACTACATGCAAATTCATCTAACAATTACCGAACTAGCTTGAGCATACTTCGAGCCGCATAGTACCAACGAGCACTCCAGGCAGCACCACTGCATCAGTAATGCCAGGCGGATGCCAGGCATTGGTGATGGCTTGCGGTCAGTGTCCGCAGCAGGCAGCAGGGTGGAGATGCCGCACTTTGCATCTGTGCTAGGTAGAATGCTACGACAACAGCTTATGCTTTGCTGCTGCGTGGATTATATGTGAGATCGTAGCGGACCGCTTCTAAGAAGGCCGACGCTACATCAGGGCGGTGCGCAcgggtgcaacaatgggcaacAGCACCCGTGCACGGCGAGATCGAAGCTCCGTGTCGCACCACCGGTACGGCATGGTGGAGAGCTTGGGAAACAGAGGAGATGGATGGGTTGTTTGACTGGACCGCAACAAGAAGTTCATGCTCTTATCGGGATGACGGGTTGATTACAAAAAAtacgagattttttttttttgcaaatcgtCAAGAACTATAATTGTTTAACTCCCAAGACTGTGGGTTGATTATGaggaatttttttgcaaaacaaccacgacggttggaaAAAATAACCGCATtatttaatattaggtatagatatagattttgATAGTGATGAATTAAACCACCGTGTGTTAGCCATTGTGCTGTCAGGGTTCATCCCAGTGTTATCAAGTTTTGATGAGATCTCTTAAAACCCACAGATTAAGAATTTATTTCTTGGGTTACCCGTCGAATCTATATGATTCAACTCTTCCTGTTCATGTTCTTGTGATCATTGTAGGAAGTTCTACAGTGTGGTATTGCATCTGTTCACCAGATCGTAAGATCGCGCTAGTTACATTCGGATATTGTTGTTTACATTTCTTAGATGGTAGTAAGCAAGTGTTATGTGGAGACATGGAGGAAAGAACTGTGCTAGAAGCTACAAACTCCAATTTTAGATTGTAGTTGTTTCATTTTACAGTTGTTGTTCCCATGATTTGTTTCTCTCGTCATATGTATCTCAAAATGATTTGCACAGGGCTGGATATCTCAGAAATTATCTTCCAGAGGAAAATATGTTTCTGTAAGCATTAGGTCAATTTGTGTGGTTTTGAGTGAGCAGGTAACCCGATGTTTCCATAATTCCAATATTATACTAAGAAATTGATGCCTACTTCTATGTTTGTTCTGTTTTGCTATTCCTTTCATTTGTAAAGACATTCACTCGTCGAAGGTGTAGCTTTTCAGGTCCAAGCCGTGTATTCCACTGCAAAAGATATTCACTTCTTATGAACTGAAATTATACATCATCTATGTTTCATTCTTTGTTCCATCTTTTAACAAGAGTCGTGCATGCATTCCACCATACTTGTAAGTATCGAATCAAATGGAAAGTTTGTGTTGACTGACTGAATTCTAGTTGGCCACATGTTATGCAATGTGTCACTTTGTTGCAGGTTGGAGCTCCAATGAACTGGACAAGAAGTGTGAAAGACCTATTTTGTTCTCCTCGAGCCTCATCAgaaatcttttttaaaaaattaaactGAGCGTACGTTCTATTATAAATAAGATAATCCTTAATTTGACCTAACCCTCAAAATTTCCTATTTAACACCAAGTTCAACTTTCGTTCTTTACCCGACActtttttggatttttctttcgGGAATCATTAAATACCCTAAGAAAAAGATGATTTTGCCCCTGGGACTCcgccatccttctcctcctctgctCTACACCGCACGGGCCCTTCTCCCTCCGGGCCAGCAGGCTAGGCCCCGTGCGGGCGCACGTCTCCGCCGAGCGGAGCATGGAGGCCGCCAGCAAGGggttggtggtggaggaggaggacacgGTGAGGCTCTTCGTGGGCCTCCCCGCGGACGTGGTGGTCTCGGACAGCCGCGGGGTGTGCCGCCCGAGGGCTGTCTCGGCGGCACTGCGCGCGCTCAAGCTGCTCGGCGTCGACGGCGTGGAGCTGCCGGTGTCATGGGCCGCGGTGCAGCCCGGGCCCGGGGGCTGGTTTGAGTGGGCCGGGtaccgcgccgtcgccgccatggtCTGCGACGCGGGGCTCGGCCCCGCGTCGCGCTCCCCACCGACGGCGACGCGCTCCCTCAGTGGGTggccgacgccgcggccgccgaccccAACGTCCTCTTCACCGACCGGTCCGGGCACCGCCGCTAGGTGTGCCTCTCCTTCGCCGTCGACGAGCTCCCGGTGCTCCTCGGCAAGTCGCCGCTCGAGGCCTACGAGGCCTTCTTCCGCAGCTTTGACGACGAGTTCAACGACATCTTGGAGTCAACCATTACGGTAAGAGAAATCCAAGAACAGAACACATTTCGTCTTCTTTCCAATTTTCGCCGAACTGCAGAGTAAAAGGCTCCTCTTTGAAAAGCTTTCTTGGTTCGTGTAGGATGTGACCGTGAGCCTGGGTCCCAACGGCGAGCTCCGGTACCCGTCGTACCCGCCGAGGAACAACGGCGCTGTCGACGGCTACTCCGGCGTGGGCGAGTTCCAGTGCTACGACATGTACATGCTGGCGCGGCTGAAGCGTCACGCCGAGTCGTCCGGGTAGCCGCTGTGGGGCCTGTCAGGCCCGCACGACGGGCCGCGGTACGACGAGTCGCCGGAGTCGTCTGCCTTCTTCCGGGAGCGGGGGGCTCGTGGAACACCGCGTACGGGCTGTCCGCCAAGGTGCCGCTCCTGTGCGGGtcgcgcccggcggcggaggccaccGCAGGGCTCCACAGCGGGTACGTCCCCGTCGCCGAGATGTTCGCGCGGCACGGGTGCACGGTGATCGCGTGCGGCGTGGATGCGCGGCTCGACGCCCGGGCGGAGGAGCACCCAACGAGGGTCAAGGCCGCCTGCGCGGAGCGCGGGGCGCGCCTCGCCGCGGAGAGCGGGCCGCTCGCCGTGGCGCGCGACGGCGCGGGCGCCACGGGCGTCTGGCTGTCCGCGGGCCGCACCCGGCCGCGCCAGTTCACGTACCAGTGGATGGGCACTGACTTCTTCTCGGTGTGGAGCAACGGGGAGGCGCGGCCGGGCGGAGGGAGAAGGGCCCGTGCGGTGTGAGCAgaggagtgagaaggggaggagagagagaggaggaaaaagGGTGGTGGGGCTCATAGGGGTATTAACGGTTTCCGGACGGAAAATCTAACAGTGTCGTATAAGGAACAAAAGTTGAACTCACTGTCAAATATGGAATTAAAATTTTTTAAGAGCTAAGAAAGAACCAATAGTTTTTctggtgtcaaatagggaattatcTCATTATAAATTTAACAAAATTCAAGGTAGAAAACAGGAATCTTTGCCACCTAATCTGATGAGCACCAGATATTCAGAATGGTGTATGAGTAGTTAGTTATCCAACGAACTGAACGGCGGCATGGCTGTAGGTTTGGGAGAACATGCAGTTGGATTAGCTGTTGAGCAGTATGTGATGTCGTGTCTCGTACAGAGGCATATCAGAATTTCAGGAAACCTTATTCGTGGAATTCAACTGCTAACATACGCATGCAGTGCAGAGGTCCAGATTTTCGATGGCTTGTATACCCAATAGGCCTATTTTATTGAAATTGGAACCACAAATTCAGGATTATTGACACCGCAACAGGGCAGCCAACAAAAAACGAGCAAAAGGAAAGACTACAAGCCTCCCAGATATTAAACCTCCCACATATGTTGCACTATGCAGCTATGGTTACAGCTTCAACACAAATACAATGGGCCTGCATCAATTTCCGGTGGTACTTAAGCCATGGGCACCTTGGTAGCACATCCAGCAGAATCCACAACCACCAAACTGTGGTAGATTATTGTCAATTTGCGCCTCTAGAGTTGTGGCATCCTTCACTTGTCCTACCGAAAGTAACATGTGATTAGGAAACTGCATGAAAAGATAATGTTCACTGTAAACAGAGTAATAGAAGTGAACATCATAGCTAACCAGTTGGTATTGTTTCTCTTCTTTGTAGTAGCGGTTGAACCCTAGTGTATCCTTGATCTCCTGGAAAGATGGCAAGATACTAGGCGGAGGTACACCACCATCTTTTATTGCAACTAGAGCATCCTGCATGCCAGAGGTGCTTGTATTGAGAACAAATAAGTAGTGCTTGCACCTTTCGGCACATAAATGAAATGACTAATGTATTGGAATTGCCAGGTTACTCAACTTTAGTAGATGAGATtttgtttttataaaaaagaaGGTTCACTCACAGCCATATCATATATTTgctgaaaaagaaggaaaagaaaaacactaGGCGAAAACACTGTTGAGCATTCTGTGGTATATGTGATGAGATGAACAGTACAAGGTTGTGAGTGGAGGAAAGCAGAAAAGCCCTAAAATGACAAACGATTGTGTGGAGACTGAGGAATACATGAGTAATGATGGCCCCCTTAATAGAGaatgttacaaaaaaaaaaggggcagGAGAGTGAGACGAAACTACTAAAGATCCATCAGGACTGCTGTAGGTAGGAATGCTAATATCAAGGTAGGAGGTCCCACCAAGCACAAATAAGAGGTGATTGCTTAGGATGTCAACATGATCTAGACATATTGTGGATATATTCTCGAGACACATCTACTCATTCCACTTCCACATGTGCAATCAAGATATATTCATAGCCAACATTTAAAAAATCCAACTGCAAGCATTCAAAAATGGCAGTTATGTTTAATAGAGTGCGACTTAGAAAAACATCTTTGTGGAAATACCAGTAATATGGTTTAGAAGATTAAGAATTTCTGAGTAGATGAGCGGTAACAACCTCCCTCTCTCCTAGCTATTGTTGGTTCTCCACTCATGTTTATTTTCTCATTAACATGAAAGTAAAGCATATACCTGAAGGCTGGTAGTCTAGAACATGTTTTGGCCATGGGAAGTTTAGTGAGGTTGTTGTTAGGGAAGATTGTGTGGGATCAGAAAATTGGAAGACATCAATGCTGTATCTGGTCAATTCAAGACTTAGGTTTATAGCTTCAAAGCCTGCCTTATATTCCTTTAGGAGAAGAAAATTGCACTGGAGTCTCCAGCACAGATAAATGCAGTTTTTGGTGACTGATCTTCTGGTCCAAGTTAGGCAATTGTTTAATCTGTTGTGTAACAATGCCATAATAAAACAACCTTCAACAATTAAAAATGTAGACAACTACAAAAGGAGGGGAACTTATGGAGTAAGTGACTGGAGCATCCCAATACATGATTGACTGATAAATAGGGATGGAAGTGGGCTGACGCCTACTGACAAACGATAACACAGGCATCGTTTAGTGCAAGGGAGAGAATGTGTAGCCAGCTAAATGTAAGATCAGAATACAGAGGTACAAAGAAAATGTAATTCAATAAGtatgcagaaaaaaaaagatcaacaagCACTAAGACTACCTTCTGCTTGTgttcaaacaaataaaaatgtaCATGATTCTATCAGCAAGAACTAAGACACTCACAGCCCCATCCTTGATAACAGATAAAATACAAAGAATAAGATCAACGCgtcatatatatatgtgtgtgtgtgtgtgtgtgtgtgtgtgtgtgtgtgtgtgtgtgtgtgtgtgtgtgtgtgtaagaATACATACCTTCATTGCACGCATTGCCACGCCAACTAAGGATAAAGGATAGACCGCAAGGCTGAAACCAATTTTCTCAAGTTCGGCAGGGCTCAATATGGGAGTTTTACCACCACCCTCTAACATATTTACCTGCAGAACAGAGCGTAAATGTACTCATGGGTCATATCACAGCTAGAGGAAGGAAAAACTTCAAGCAAATAATAAAAGGACACTTGAACGGTGGACCCAGTCATTGTTGAGTACGAAATATGAGCAGTAAAAGTAACTTGTATAGGTATTCTTTTCCATTCAGACTGGAATATGAGAAGATGGTTATGGTGTAAGCAAATCAGTTCATCATACATATCTAATACCTACACTAAAGCTGAGTCCAAATGGAGGCAGCAATCACCCCATTTCATCACTATATCATATCCAAATCTGAATGACACAACACACCTATGGGAACATTAGAATCTGCATAAATTTCTAGGGAATACTAAAATATCCAGAATCTGCTACGGAATTCCAAACTAAACCAGCATGAATGGGTATGACAATGCATATAAACTAAAAGACATAATTTAAACATCAAAGTGTGGCCTCAATTTCATTTTATAGAACATATATGTTCTGGGTGTATCCTTTCATCAGCTTTGTCAAATTCACTGGAAGAAGGGACTTAGAGGTAACACAGACACAAAAGGACAATGAGGAGTGCTATTCTATACTAAGGGATCTGGAGAAATGCAGAAACAACCATAAACCCACAATTCACATGTAACTAGAAAAGCATCGAAAACATAGAATACATCTTACCATCTTTGGAACTTCTGGTGCAACTGCACAGAATGCCTTCATCTCTTCCACTGAAGCAAGGGCATCAATAAACAGAACATCGGCACCAGCATCGGCAAAAGCTTTTACTCTCCATAATGCTTCATCAAGAGAAATGGCTTGACGGGAATCTGTCCTTGCCACAATAACAATGTCAGAGCCGCTCTCGTTCCTAGCATCAACAGCAGCTTTTATGTGCATGATGGCTTCCTCCCTTGAGATGACTTTCCTTCCTTCAGTATGTCCACATGCTTTAGGTGCCACCTTAAAATTGCTACATGTTAACTTCTTTCAGGATAAATAAAACAGAAGGATCAATTGCGAAACCGAAAGTCTTCTCCTCACCTCCTGATATAACCTAAGTATGCAAATCTAAAAGGAAACGGAAAAGCATCTGGTAAATGTGGAATTTAACTAGTCCACTGGCTACCATTTTTCTTTTGAGCAGTACTAGTGTTTATTATCTAAAGCTAACAGAAAGAACAACATGTTACACTCATTATTGCAGTCAGAGGGAGTTAAACATGACAAAGGACATATGTGATACTATCTTAACTAAGGTGCACATCTATGGAAGGATTGATTAGCATTCCTAAGAGAGAGCACCTGATCTTCAAGCATGATTCCAGCAAAACCAGCATTAGTATAGCCCTTGATGGTTCTCTTGATGTTCATAGAGTTTCCATAACCATTGTCTCCATCACCAATCACTGGGATTGATACAGCTTCATTGATTAGACGCCCTTGGTCTACCATTTCTCCATAGGAAATGAGGCCAACATCAGGCAAGCCAAGCCGTGCCGCAGAAACACAGAAGCCTGAAGAAACATAAACACTACAATGCATGAGATATATTGGCTTGAACAACCACCAAATGTTTATTTTAGACAGAGTATGCAAAATCTTGTCTGCTGTTACATCTAAGGCCTAAGAGCTATGATAAAATAATTTCCGTGGTAGCCCCTGTCATGGATTAGATACACTCTCTAATCGAAGAATTCCTGGCCACCTAAACTACATTTCCACCTTTTCAACCAAAACCAATTTTACTTTTTCAAGCAGAACCACAATCGCAGCATGTAGTCAGAAGAATAACCACACTACATCTCTAACCGGAGACAGGATGGCTACCAACATCATTCGCTTGTTCTTGAGATTGACTTAGCATTTAGTTCTAAGTATGCAGATAGCTTAATGCAATATTAAATCTTCGTCGTGGAGCTCGCAGTCTGCATAGTTTTAGAAACACAGATTAAAGGACAGTAGTTCCTCCCTACAGGTTGCGTGACTTAGTAAATCAGTATAGAAGGACGCGAAATGAATTAGGATGTTGTTAATCTGCTCTGATTGGGATTATACAACA from Setaria italica strain Yugu1 chromosome VII, Setaria_italica_v2.0, whole genome shotgun sequence includes the following:
- the LOC101765335 gene encoding uncharacterized protein LOC101765335, with translation MAARSPYFATEESARGIRPGESPAAALRRILATPGAHQAPCCFDALGARLVESAGFPIGFMGGFCVSAARLGLPDVGLISYGEMVDQGRLINEAVSIPVIGDGDNGYGNSMNIKRTIKGYTNAGFAGIMLEDQVAPKACGHTEGRKVISREEAIMHIKAAVDARNESGSDIVIVARTDSRQAISLDEALWRVKAFADAGADVLFIDALASVEEMKAFCAVAPEVPKMVNMLEGGGKTPILSPAELEKIGFSLAVYPLSLVGVAMRAMKDALVAIKDGGVPPPSILPSFQEIKDTLGFNRYYKEEKQYQLDK